Proteins from a single region of Runella sp. SP2:
- a CDS encoding DNA/RNA non-specific endonuclease, whose amino-acid sequence MNLFRSLAVLALVAVVVSSCAPGYTPVTNQSPHLALGNPSNAQTNPSSYDNYLLNKPQFALSYNRSKGHANWVAWELSPKWLGTIDRQNDFRPDEALPQDWPKIKPSDYSSSGFDRGHLCPSADRTNSTSSNSSTFLMTNMIPQAPDLNREAWEHLEQFSRELVEKGYKLYITAGAYGTGGEGSKGTATKLDDVVNVPARVYKIIVVLPGNASVNEINSSTPVIAVDFPNKNSTVKNTSWIRYITTVSELERKTGMDFFSSLPSSTQSALQNARFDYRSTSINVDTRCSVYNGNSLYIGKSGGCYYLTASGKKTYVDRDLCDCK is encoded by the coding sequence ATGAATCTTTTCCGTTCGTTGGCTGTCCTTGCGCTGGTAGCTGTTGTTGTATCAAGTTGTGCTCCAGGTTACACGCCTGTTACCAACCAAAGTCCGCATTTAGCCCTTGGAAATCCAAGTAATGCCCAAACCAATCCTTCGTCGTACGACAATTATTTATTGAACAAACCCCAATTTGCGCTTTCGTACAACCGTTCCAAAGGCCATGCCAACTGGGTAGCGTGGGAGTTGTCGCCAAAATGGTTGGGAACGATTGACCGCCAAAACGATTTCCGTCCTGACGAAGCTTTGCCGCAAGATTGGCCTAAAATAAAACCCAGCGACTATTCAAGTTCAGGATTTGACCGTGGGCATTTGTGCCCGTCGGCCGACCGTACCAATTCGACGAGTAGCAATTCGAGCACTTTTTTGATGACTAATATGATTCCACAAGCGCCCGACCTCAACCGAGAAGCGTGGGAGCACTTGGAACAATTTAGTCGGGAATTAGTCGAGAAAGGCTACAAACTGTACATAACAGCAGGTGCCTATGGCACAGGTGGCGAAGGAAGCAAAGGCACTGCTACGAAGCTCGACGATGTGGTCAATGTCCCTGCGCGGGTGTATAAAATCATCGTAGTATTGCCAGGAAATGCGTCGGTAAATGAAATCAATAGCTCCACGCCCGTAATTGCCGTCGATTTCCCGAACAAAAACAGTACGGTCAAGAACACAAGCTGGATTCGCTATATCACAACCGTGAGCGAATTGGAGAGAAAAACGGGCATGGATTTTTTCAGCAGTCTCCCCTCTTCTACCCAATCGGCACTCCAAAACGCACGATTTGACTACCGCAGCACGTCCATTAATGTTGACACCAGATGCAGCGTTTATAACGGCAACTCTCTCTATATTGGCAAAAGTGGGGGCTGTTATTACCTCACGGCCAGTGGCAAAAAAACGTACGTTGACCGCGACTTATGCGACTGTAAATAA
- a CDS encoding histidinol-phosphate transaminase, whose amino-acid sequence MSFIVNRRDWLKSGLLASTGLALGSATTAQASTTYSSLGIFDVYAEREREIVQEALLAAAPQVKARLSSNENPWGPAPTAIKAIADNAPKAFLYAGPVTAELKKTIADMHGVTTDQVMLGAGSSELLMASLLLAATKGKVMMAETCYISGRDAREDGATMKTEKVPLTKDYQYDLEAMATRVNSETSMIYVCNPNNPTGVMLPSAKLKSFCDSVSPKATVLVDEAYIDYAPNPATDSMVECVRKGQNVLILRTLSKLHGFAGLRIGYALGQPALLKDLRKFCSGGFTVSTTSAAAATASFKDKAFQDMVLKNTIESKKFLCDSLTSMGYSYLPSSANFVLFPIKMKGPMLLQKMMAEGVSVKSWFFDQQHWCRVSIGTMDEMKAFKDAFAKSVS is encoded by the coding sequence ATGTCTTTTATTGTAAATCGTCGGGATTGGTTAAAGTCTGGGCTATTGGCCTCTACAGGACTTGCTTTGGGTTCAGCAACTACAGCTCAAGCGTCAACGACTTATTCATCACTTGGGATTTTTGATGTCTATGCTGAGCGCGAACGAGAAATTGTTCAAGAAGCCCTGTTGGCAGCGGCGCCGCAAGTGAAAGCGCGCTTGTCATCCAATGAAAACCCTTGGGGTCCCGCGCCAACGGCAATCAAAGCCATTGCCGACAACGCACCAAAAGCCTTTTTGTACGCTGGCCCCGTAACTGCCGAGCTCAAAAAGACCATTGCAGACATGCACGGCGTAACAACCGACCAAGTGATGCTGGGGGCAGGTTCTTCGGAATTGTTGATGGCAAGCCTTTTATTGGCCGCCACCAAAGGAAAAGTGATGATGGCTGAAACTTGCTACATCTCTGGACGCGATGCCCGCGAAGATGGCGCGACAATGAAAACGGAAAAAGTGCCTTTGACCAAGGATTATCAATATGATTTGGAAGCGATGGCAACGCGCGTAAATAGCGAAACTAGCATGATTTACGTGTGCAACCCCAACAACCCAACGGGTGTGATGTTGCCTTCGGCTAAATTAAAGTCTTTTTGCGATTCGGTTTCTCCCAAAGCAACGGTTTTGGTGGACGAAGCCTACATCGACTACGCACCCAATCCTGCCACGGATAGCATGGTAGAATGTGTTCGTAAAGGACAAAATGTACTCATCTTGCGTACGCTTTCTAAGCTCCACGGTTTTGCGGGCTTGCGAATTGGCTACGCTTTGGGGCAACCTGCTTTGTTGAAAGATTTACGCAAATTCTGCTCGGGCGGCTTTACCGTTTCTACCACTTCGGCAGCGGCGGCAACTGCGTCTTTTAAAGACAAAGCATTTCAGGACATGGTTTTAAAAAACACCATTGAATCTAAGAAATTCCTCTGCGACAGCCTTACTTCAATGGGATACAGTTATTTACCTTCATCAGCAAACTTCGTTTTATTTCCCATCAAAATGAAAGGGCCGATGCTCCTTCAAAAAATGATGGCTGAGGGCGTCAGTGTTAAAAGTTGGTTTTTTGACCAACAACACTGGTGCCGCGTAAGCATCGGAACCATGGACGAAATGAAAGCCTTTAAAGATGCTTTTGCAAAATCGGTCAGCTAA
- a CDS encoding CocE/NonD family hydrolase, with protein sequence MKFLFTLLLVGLVQLSMAQTPKINEDSVYIRQHYTKMERMVPMRDGVKLFTSIYVPKDIASGKKYPIMLNRTPYSVAPYGDTLYKTSLGPSMLFARDGYIFVYQDVRGKYMSEGSFEAYRPFIPNKKNATDNDESSDAYDAIEWLVKNIEGNNGKVGTWGISSPGYYSTMTTIESHPALKAASPQAPVTDWFMGDDRHHNGAFFLMGTFAFISGFGAPRPVPAPKARPAFSAYGTPDGYDFYMKLGPLKNVNERIFKGENRIWNQLMENETYNEFWQSRTPVPHFKNVKPAVMVVGGWFDQEDLYGPLKAYEGIEKNSPSSSNRLVMGPWIHGGWARGKGESLGHIRFGSATSEFYQKNIELPFFNHHLKDAPDPKLPEAYIFETGANQWRTYDQWPPKNSVEKKLYFHPDGKLSFNPTPESVQKGKEPAYNEYTSDPARPVPYTSEIRVIRGSDFMYEDQRFASQRPDVLVFESDVLTEDVTISGNVFADLFVSTTGTDADFIVKLIDVYPGDAPNDSPENPRKAMGGFQLLVRGEVMRAKFRNSFTTPEPMKPGKIEHVKFDMQDAAHRFKKGHKIMVQVQSSWFPLVDRNPQKFLNIYKAEASDFQKAVHKVFCSGNASSYVGVRVVE encoded by the coding sequence ATGAAGTTTTTGTTTACCCTCTTACTGGTTGGTTTGGTGCAGCTATCGATGGCGCAAACCCCTAAAATCAATGAAGATTCTGTCTATATACGCCAGCATTATACCAAAATGGAACGCATGGTTCCGATGCGCGACGGTGTTAAACTTTTTACGTCGATTTATGTTCCCAAAGACATTGCAAGCGGGAAAAAGTACCCGATTATGCTTAATCGGACTCCTTATAGTGTCGCACCCTACGGAGATACACTCTACAAAACTTCCTTAGGGCCGTCGATGCTATTTGCGCGCGATGGGTATATTTTTGTTTACCAAGATGTCCGTGGGAAATACATGTCGGAAGGCAGTTTTGAAGCCTACCGACCTTTTATTCCGAATAAGAAAAACGCAACCGACAACGACGAAAGCTCCGATGCCTACGATGCGATTGAATGGTTGGTGAAAAATATTGAAGGTAACAACGGCAAAGTGGGGACTTGGGGAATCTCGTCGCCTGGTTATTATTCAACCATGACGACCATTGAGTCCCATCCTGCGCTTAAAGCAGCCTCCCCGCAAGCCCCTGTGACCGACTGGTTTATGGGTGACGACCGCCATCACAACGGCGCTTTCTTTTTGATGGGAACATTTGCTTTTATTTCAGGTTTTGGTGCGCCACGTCCCGTCCCTGCACCCAAAGCTCGCCCTGCTTTTTCGGCCTATGGTACGCCCGATGGCTATGACTTTTACATGAAATTGGGGCCATTGAAAAATGTTAACGAGCGGATTTTTAAAGGCGAAAACCGCATTTGGAATCAGTTGATGGAAAACGAAACCTACAACGAGTTTTGGCAGTCGCGCACGCCTGTTCCACATTTCAAAAATGTAAAACCTGCCGTAATGGTTGTTGGGGGCTGGTTTGACCAAGAGGATTTGTACGGGCCGTTGAAAGCCTACGAAGGTATTGAAAAAAATAGCCCATCCTCGTCGAACCGTTTGGTGATGGGGCCGTGGATTCACGGAGGTTGGGCGCGCGGAAAAGGCGAGTCGTTGGGGCACATTCGTTTTGGCTCAGCGACGAGTGAGTTTTACCAAAAAAACATTGAATTGCCTTTTTTCAATCACCATTTGAAAGATGCGCCCGATCCTAAATTACCCGAGGCATACATTTTTGAAACGGGTGCTAACCAATGGCGTACCTACGACCAGTGGCCGCCCAAAAATTCGGTAGAAAAGAAATTGTACTTCCACCCCGACGGTAAACTTTCGTTTAACCCAACCCCCGAAAGTGTTCAAAAAGGAAAAGAACCCGCGTACAACGAATACACCAGCGACCCAGCGCGGCCTGTGCCTTATACATCGGAGATTCGGGTGATTAGAGGTAGTGACTTTATGTACGAAGATCAGCGTTTTGCCTCGCAACGCCCCGATGTATTGGTGTTTGAGTCAGACGTGTTAACGGAGGACGTTACGATTTCGGGTAATGTTTTTGCTGACCTTTTTGTATCAACAACGGGAACTGATGCCGATTTTATTGTAAAATTAATCGACGTCTATCCTGGCGATGCGCCAAACGACAGCCCCGAGAATCCCCGTAAAGCGATGGGCGGTTTTCAATTGTTAGTGCGTGGCGAAGTAATGCGCGCTAAGTTTAGAAATAGCTTTACCACTCCAGAACCGATGAAGCCTGGCAAAATTGAACACGTAAAGTTCGATATGCAAGATGCGGCGCACCGTTTCAAAAAAGGCCATAAAATCATGGTTCAGGTGCAAAGTAGCTGGTTTCCGTTGGTTGACCGTAACCCCCAGAAGTTCTTGAATATTTACAAAGCAGAAGCGAGCGATTTTCAAAAAGCAGTACATAAAGTATTTTGTTCGGGAAATGCCTCCTCGTACGTCGGAGTTCGGGTTGTGGAATAA
- a CDS encoding ChbG/HpnK family deacetylase, with the protein MKKILLALLCLTQGLLAQTSNEIRLIIRSDDIGFCHTANDACMKVYTNGISRSVEILATAPWFMEAVKMLKTQPNYDVGVHLCLTSEWENLKWRPLTSAPSLTDADGYFPQFIWENKKLRDSPYLLQKTINVAEVEREFRAQIELVKKHLPWASHLSAHMGCTNATPEVKTMVERLSKEYNLPIQMPKDVQYVRGFGGADKSPEQKEKDLVEILKNLPAGTHFLVEHPGYDSGDMKGVGHVGYENVAYDREGVTRAFTSAEVKKVVAERGIKLISIKEAMAGK; encoded by the coding sequence ATGAAAAAGATACTCCTAGCATTATTATGCCTGACTCAGGGCTTATTGGCCCAAACCTCCAACGAAATCCGTCTGATTATTCGCTCGGACGATATTGGATTTTGTCACACGGCTAACGACGCCTGCATGAAAGTCTATACCAATGGAATCAGTCGTTCGGTTGAAATCCTCGCCACCGCCCCGTGGTTTATGGAAGCCGTGAAAATGCTTAAAACCCAGCCCAATTACGACGTCGGCGTGCATTTGTGCTTGACGAGCGAGTGGGAAAACTTAAAATGGCGTCCCTTAACGTCAGCTCCTTCGTTGACGGACGCCGACGGGTATTTTCCGCAGTTCATTTGGGAAAACAAAAAATTAAGAGACAGCCCCTATTTGCTTCAAAAAACCATCAACGTAGCTGAAGTAGAACGCGAATTTCGGGCGCAAATCGAACTCGTCAAAAAGCATTTGCCGTGGGCAAGTCACTTATCGGCGCACATGGGCTGCACCAACGCTACCCCCGAGGTAAAAACGATGGTAGAGCGTTTGTCGAAAGAATATAATTTACCCATTCAAATGCCAAAAGACGTTCAGTACGTTCGTGGGTTTGGCGGGGCCGATAAATCGCCCGAACAAAAGGAAAAAGATTTGGTTGAAATCCTCAAAAACCTCCCCGCAGGAACGCACTTTTTGGTCGAACACCCAGGTTATGATTCGGGAGACATGAAAGGCGTAGGACACGTGGGCTACGAAAACGTCGCCTACGACCGCGAAGGGGTGACGCGCGCTTTTACGAGTGCTGAAGTAAAAAAAGTCGTTGCCGAGCGTGGTATCAAACTTATAAGTATCAAAGAGGCAATGGCGGGGAAGTAA
- a CDS encoding cyanophycinase — protein MRLICLLLFLKITTLFAQTKGATPASIGIVGDTADVTVPTQTGFVLGGGSTDVKEALQWMIEHAKGGDVVIIRASGATGYNDFIYGLGGVNSVETLLINNRELALNPAVGQRIKQAELLFIAGGDQGNYVKFWQDTPVEEAINYLIHVKKAPIGGTSAGCAILGEVGFAALNDGINSEEALTNPFHPKMTLLNGGFIDIPILKNTITDTHYSNRSRHGRHLAFLARMKQDWGMKAKGIGVDEKTSVCIDEKGIARVFGSQAAYFIMANKKKPERCESGQKLTWNRGGKAVKVYKIPATLNGDGRFDLNTWKLPKGQTWTYWFANEGTITE, from the coding sequence ATGCGCTTGATTTGTTTACTTCTATTTTTAAAAATAACCACCTTATTTGCCCAAACAAAGGGTGCTACCCCTGCTTCCATTGGGATAGTAGGCGACACGGCCGATGTCACCGTCCCGACCCAAACGGGCTTTGTGTTAGGAGGCGGAAGTACCGATGTCAAAGAAGCTTTGCAGTGGATGATTGAACATGCCAAAGGCGGCGATGTCGTCATTATTCGTGCCAGTGGCGCTACGGGCTACAATGATTTTATTTATGGCTTAGGTGGAGTCAATTCGGTAGAAACATTGCTGATTAACAACCGAGAATTGGCGTTGAATCCCGCTGTTGGACAGCGAATTAAGCAAGCCGAACTTCTTTTTATTGCGGGTGGTGACCAAGGAAATTATGTAAAGTTTTGGCAAGATACCCCCGTTGAAGAAGCCATCAATTATTTGATTCACGTCAAAAAAGCACCTATCGGTGGAACGAGTGCGGGTTGCGCTATTTTGGGGGAAGTAGGTTTTGCCGCGCTCAACGACGGTATCAACTCGGAAGAAGCCCTAACGAATCCTTTTCATCCCAAAATGACACTTTTAAACGGCGGTTTTATTGATATACCAATCCTAAAAAACACCATTACCGATACTCACTATAGCAACCGCAGTCGGCACGGGCGGCATTTGGCTTTTTTGGCTAGAATGAAACAAGATTGGGGAATGAAGGCCAAAGGAATTGGGGTTGATGAAAAAACTTCGGTGTGCATTGATGAAAAAGGCATTGCCCGTGTCTTTGGGAGTCAAGCAGCTTATTTTATTATGGCCAACAAAAAAAAACCAGAGCGCTGCGAATCAGGACAAAAACTGACGTGGAACCGTGGCGGAAAAGCCGTAAAAGTGTATAAAATCCCCGCGACCCTCAACGGAGACGGGCGCTTTGACCTAAACACTTGGAAACTCCCCAAAGGCCAAACGTGGACGTACTGGTTTGCTAACGAAGGCACAATAACCGAATAA
- a CDS encoding AraC family transcriptional regulator → MSTVETLEEFYRQKYATLPEVHPNDPGHFNVFRVEDHAPTQKAPLKYARREFYKISLIKGHFVYHYADKSLEVNGATLLFFNPEVPYTMEHLGNERTGFFCIFRGEYFSDHLRNSLRELPMYAPGGKPAYMLDEAQFRSFGAIYEKMLEEIQSDYRFKNDLIRNYIMEIIHNALKIQPSEKLYRNIDANARITNVFMELLERQFPVEPTTQKFQLRSAKDFAEKLNVHVNHLNRAIKLSTGKTTTEHIAERLMGEAKAMLRHTHRNVSEISYSLGFEEPAHFNHFFKKHAGMTPTAFRA, encoded by the coding sequence ATGTCAACCGTCGAAACCCTAGAAGAATTTTATCGGCAAAAATATGCGACGCTTCCTGAAGTCCATCCCAACGACCCTGGGCATTTCAACGTATTTCGGGTAGAAGACCACGCGCCTACTCAAAAAGCGCCGCTGAAGTATGCGCGTCGAGAATTTTACAAAATTTCGCTGATAAAAGGGCATTTTGTGTATCACTATGCCGATAAAAGCTTGGAAGTAAACGGAGCGACATTGTTGTTTTTTAACCCCGAAGTTCCCTACACCATGGAGCATTTGGGAAACGAGCGTACGGGTTTTTTTTGCATTTTTAGAGGAGAATATTTTAGCGACCACCTCCGAAATAGTTTGCGAGAATTGCCCATGTATGCCCCTGGAGGAAAGCCTGCTTACATGCTGGACGAAGCTCAGTTTCGCAGTTTTGGGGCGATTTATGAAAAAATGCTCGAAGAAATTCAGTCCGATTATCGTTTTAAAAACGACCTCATTCGGAACTACATTATGGAAATTATTCATAATGCGCTGAAAATCCAGCCCTCCGAAAAACTGTATCGGAACATTGATGCCAATGCGCGCATTACGAATGTTTTTATGGAACTGCTCGAACGTCAGTTTCCCGTTGAGCCTACTACTCAAAAATTCCAATTGCGCTCTGCCAAAGACTTCGCCGAAAAGTTGAATGTCCACGTCAATCACCTCAATCGAGCGATAAAACTAAGTACGGGAAAAACGACCACCGAGCACATTGCCGAACGATTGATGGGGGAGGCCAAAGCGATGTTGCGCCACACGCATCGGAATGTGTCCGAAATCAGTTACTCATTGGGGTTTGAAGAGCCTGCTCATTTTAATCATTTCTTCAAAAAACACGCAGGAATGACCCCTACGGCGTTTCGGGCGTAG
- a CDS encoding aldo/keto reductase, translated as MKYNLLGNTGLKVSELCLGTMTFGGKGMWTAIGTLPQDEVNALVKASVEAGINFIDTANVYSEGLSEEMTGKAIRELGLNRDELVIATKVRGRMGAGPNQTGLTRKHILQQADESLKRLQIDYIDLYQIHGFDPVTPLEETLSALDILVQSGKVRYIGCSNLAAWHIMKALGISERNHWSKFVSLQAYYTIAGRDLEREIVPLLQDQKVGLMVWSPLAGGLLSGKYGRHETPEDARRANFDFPPINKEKAYDIIEVMREIATEKGVTVAQIALAWLLHQPSVSTVIIGAKKPEQLADNIKSTEVSLTAEELARLDLISKLPAEYPAWMIERQGADRR; from the coding sequence ATGAAGTACAACTTGTTAGGAAACACAGGACTGAAAGTATCGGAATTGTGTTTAGGTACCATGACCTTTGGAGGCAAAGGAATGTGGACTGCCATTGGTACGTTGCCACAAGACGAAGTAAATGCCTTGGTGAAAGCCTCGGTAGAGGCGGGGATTAATTTTATTGATACGGCCAACGTTTACAGCGAGGGCCTTAGCGAAGAAATGACTGGCAAGGCCATTCGTGAATTGGGCTTAAATCGCGATGAATTGGTGATTGCTACGAAAGTACGAGGGCGCATGGGCGCGGGGCCTAACCAAACGGGTTTGACTCGCAAGCACATTTTGCAACAAGCTGACGAAAGCCTCAAACGCCTCCAAATAGACTACATCGACTTGTACCAAATCCATGGGTTTGACCCCGTTACGCCTTTGGAAGAAACCTTGTCTGCGCTGGATATACTGGTTCAGAGCGGGAAAGTTCGCTACATCGGTTGCAGCAATTTGGCGGCTTGGCACATCATGAAAGCCTTGGGGATTTCGGAGCGTAACCATTGGTCAAAATTCGTTTCTTTACAAGCTTATTATACGATTGCAGGTCGTGATTTGGAACGCGAAATTGTACCGTTGCTTCAAGACCAAAAAGTAGGCTTGATGGTTTGGAGTCCGTTGGCGGGCGGTTTATTAAGCGGGAAATATGGTCGCCACGAAACACCCGAAGATGCTCGCCGCGCCAATTTTGACTTTCCGCCTATCAACAAAGAAAAAGCCTATGACATCATTGAAGTGATGCGCGAAATAGCTACCGAAAAAGGAGTAACCGTAGCTCAAATTGCGCTTGCTTGGTTGCTGCATCAACCTTCGGTTTCTACGGTTATTATTGGCGCTAAAAAACCAGAACAGTTGGCCGACAACATCAAATCGACCGAGGTGAGTCTAACCGCCGAAGAATTGGCACGTTTGGATTTAATCAGCAAATTACCTGCTGAATACCCCGCTTGGATGATTGAACGCCAAGGTGCTGATCGTCGATAA
- a CDS encoding secondary thiamine-phosphate synthase enzyme YjbQ encodes MKLFQQQLQLKPRKRGFHLITAEVLQAFPQLREISVGMCQVFIQHTSASLTINENADPTVRQDFETFFNKAVPENDPDYRHDYEGSDDMPAHLKASMLGASVLIPVRNGRLALGTWQGIYLCEHRNDGGARTVMITAWGE; translated from the coding sequence ATGAAACTCTTTCAACAACAACTCCAATTAAAACCCCGTAAACGAGGCTTTCATCTCATAACTGCCGAAGTTTTGCAGGCTTTTCCGCAACTGCGCGAAATCTCCGTAGGAATGTGCCAAGTATTTATCCAACACACGTCAGCATCGTTGACCATCAATGAAAACGCAGACCCTACGGTTCGTCAAGATTTTGAAACGTTTTTTAACAAGGCCGTCCCAGAAAACGACCCCGATTATCGCCACGATTACGAAGGTTCTGACGACATGCCTGCGCATTTAAAAGCTTCAATGTTAGGTGCTTCGGTGCTGATTCCCGTAAGAAATGGGCGTTTAGCGCTAGGAACTTGGCAGGGAATTTATTTGTGCGAACACCGCAACGATGGAGGTGCTCGCACAGTAATGATAACCGCTTGGGGAGAGTAA
- a CDS encoding Hint domain-containing protein produces MRFIPFVLVAVSWATFAQERQQGMTLAEFDKAKTVEIRSGSPKKHFRSHGLSYRQHETPQSFQFNDGVEHKVSFYDISERTGQSALGQLVVYSSQNRLVTLVLPNETSSKTVKDNFLADLKAQSLTNDGLGICFALALGQATPRTNSALAHPQEFCFPAETFVNLVDGTERKISGIKVGDEITGISANRVEKVVVNEGVFSLTRLLVRPNGQAWVSTRNESGLLSLEVTPNHPVLTLLGEKRVENLQKGDWLFVRDAVTGRYLTAELTNIAPAFRTVDKVYHLQTEGGTYEAENIVVLNKH; encoded by the coding sequence ATGAGATTTATTCCCTTTGTTTTAGTCGCTGTCAGTTGGGCAACGTTTGCTCAGGAAAGGCAGCAAGGAATGACTTTGGCTGAATTTGATAAAGCAAAAACCGTAGAGATTCGTAGTGGCTCCCCAAAAAAACATTTTCGGAGCCACGGCCTCTCCTATCGTCAGCACGAAACCCCGCAGTCGTTTCAGTTTAACGATGGCGTGGAACACAAGGTGTCGTTTTATGACATTTCGGAACGTACTGGCCAAAGCGCACTTGGACAACTGGTCGTGTATTCGTCGCAAAACCGCCTCGTAACGCTCGTTTTACCCAACGAAACTTCGTCTAAAACGGTCAAGGATAATTTCTTAGCTGACTTAAAAGCCCAAAGCCTCACCAACGACGGACTAGGTATCTGTTTTGCTTTAGCATTAGGCCAAGCTACACCTCGCACAAACAGCGCTTTGGCTCATCCTCAGGAATTTTGTTTTCCTGCCGAGACTTTTGTCAACCTCGTGGATGGTACCGAAAGGAAAATTTCGGGCATTAAAGTTGGTGATGAAATTACGGGCATAAGTGCCAATCGGGTTGAAAAAGTGGTTGTCAATGAAGGCGTTTTTTCGCTTACGCGCCTGCTTGTTCGTCCCAACGGGCAAGCGTGGGTAAGTACGCGCAATGAAAGTGGTTTGCTTTCTTTGGAAGTAACGCCCAACCATCCTGTACTGACGCTGCTGGGTGAAAAACGCGTAGAAAACTTGCAAAAAGGCGACTGGCTCTTTGTTCGAGACGCGGTTACAGGAAGGTACCTGACGGCTGAATTGACCAACATTGCTCCAGCTTTCCGAACCGTTGACAAAGTGTATCACTTACAAACTGAAGGCGGCACCTACGAAGCCGAAAATATTGTCGTACTGAACAAGCACTAG